The Streptomyces sp. NBC_00775 genome includes the window GCCCGATCCCGGGGGAGGAAGGCGGCCGGCTCGCGGACGACAACCCGACCGAGGGGTTCCACTGGCTCTGGTGTCCGGTCCGGTTCGAGGACCGTTTCCTGATGGTCATCGCCCAGGAGGACGCCGACGGCCACCGCTCACTCAACGACGCGACGCTCGTACGTGAGGGGCGGCGCGACCTCCAACTCGGCTGGCCCCAGGCCGACATCAGCTATCGCTCCGGTACCCGCCACCCTCTCTCCGCCGTCGTCCACCTGACGGATCCGGTGGACCGCAAGCCCCTCGAACTGGGCGTGGAGGTGCTGACCTCGTCGCCGCTCGCCGTCGGGGCGGGCTATCCGCCCGCCGACGACTGGCAGCACGGCACCTGGCGCGGCCGTGACTGGACCGACCGGCGCGTCTACGACCTCGCCGACCCGGCCGCGCACCCCCTCGCCGCGTACGGGGTGATCGACCACTCCGCCCGCTTCACGCTGGACGGGCGGGTCGGCTACGGGATCTTCGAGCACGGCTCGTTCGGCCGCCACGATCCGAGCGGCTTCACCGGATTCGACTCGGTCGCGCCCTGATTGGAGTGGTGAGATGGCCACGGCACCGCGTCCCCGTACGACCACGCGCGACCCGGAGGAACTGGCACACCGGCTGACGGCCTGGCTCGCCACGCGCCTGCCCGGCGCCAGGACGGTGAACATGACCGTCCCCGAGTCCAACGGCATGTCCAGCGAGACCCTGCTCTTCGACATCGAACACCCTGAACCGCCCGTGCGCTCCTGCGCGTTGAGGCTGGCGGCGGACCCGGCGGCGTACACCGTCTTCCCCGTCTACGACATGCCACGGCAGTACCGCACGATGCGCCTGGTCGCGGAGCGCACCGATCTGCCGATGCCCCGGGTGCTGTGGCTGGAGGAGGACCCCGGGCCGCTCGGGGCGCCGTTCTTCGTCATGGAGCGGATCGAGGGGCGCGTGCCCCCGGACGTCATGCCCTATACGTACGAGGGGAATTGGCTGCACGCGGCGAGCGACGAGGAGCGTGAGCGTCTGGAGGCCGCCTCGACCGGGCTCCTCGCGCGGCTGCACGACCAAGTCCCGGTGAAGGAAGCCGACTTCCTGGCTCTGCCGGGTGACGGTAGTCCGTTGCGCCGTCATGTGAGGGCCCAACGCGCGTACTACGCATGGGTGATTGACGGACTGTCACGATCACCGCTGATCGAGAGCGCCTTCGACCGGCTCGACGAGTTGTGGCCGCGCGACGAGGGCGAGGCGGTGCTCAACTGGGGTGACGCGCGCATCGGGAACGTCATCTACGACGGCTTCGAACCCGCCGCCGTCCTCGACTGGGAGATGGCGGCCCTGGCCCCGCGCGAGGTCGACCTCGGCTGGACCGTCTATCTGCACCGCTTCTTCCAGGACCTCACCGTGAGCTTCGGACAGAGCGGGCTGCCCGACTTCCTGCGCCGTGACCGCGTGGAGCGACGCTATGCCGAACTCGCCGGCCACACACCGCGGGACATGGAGTTCTACACGCTGTACGCCGCTCTGCGACACGCGATCGTCATGCTCCGCGTCGCCTACCGCCAGGTGCACTTCGGTGAGGTCGCCGTACCCCCGGACCCGGACACACTGATCCTGCACCACGGCAGCCTGCGAGCCATGGTGCAGGGCAGCTACTGGCAAGGACCGGGCGTCGCCCGCTGAACGCGCTCGCCGAGTGCGAGGACGGTCAGGCGGCCTGGCGCCGCATCTCGGGAACCCGCATCGGGCGCGAGCCCGGACCACCCACGTGGGAGAACGGCTGCGTCCGCCAGTCGAGGCCCTGAGGGAGCGTCAACAGGAGGGCGGTGTCCTGCTCCTGGAGTTCGGCGGACTCGTCCGCGGGCCGTGCCTCGGCCGCCGCGCGGCCCGTACCGGAGCAGACCGTGAGCCCGAAGGGGTTCCACGGCGAGGCGCACAGCGCGTGCTCGGGCAGGACCTCCTCGTCCGCCAGGAGCGCGATGGACTGCGCGCAGTCCGGGCAGATCACCCGGTACATCTCGAAAGTGTCGTACGCGTCGAACTCCTCGCCGTCCAGGGCGTCCGGTTCGACGCCCTCCGGCTCGGGCTCGAGAACGGGCTGCTGCCGCTTGGACGCGGTACGACCTGGGCGCTTAAGACTCTGCATGGGTTTCTCCCCCTCGGGTGGGCCGACAAGGCACTGCGGCCTCGACCACAGCAAGCACTTCCCGTCCCGTCTCTGCGGTAATCACGAGAACATCACGGACCCGGTTGCGGCCATGTGGCGTTCGTCACATGCCGCCCGCAGGTGCCTGGCCCGGTGGATTTGTCCCCCGGGTGGCGTACAGCTGACTCTAAGCCACATTACAAACCGGGTATGACCTGCGCCGCTGAGTATCCGGGGGGATCAAGGGCCCTGTAGGTTCTTGCGTCATGGAGGAGCTGGACCGACAAATTGTGCAGCTGCTCGTCGCAGACGGGCGGATGAGTTACACCGACCTGGGCAAGGCCACGGGCCTGTCCACGTCTGCCGTGCATCAGCGGGTGCGCCGGCTGGAGCAGCGCGGCGTCATCCGCGGCTATGCCGCGGTCGTGGACCCTGAGAGCGTAGGGCTGCCCCTGACCGCTTTCATCTCGGTGAAGCCGTTCGACCCCAGCGCCCCGGACGACATCGCGGAACGCCTCGCCGGCGTCCCCGAGATCGAGGCCTGCCACAGCGTCGCGGGCGACGAGAACTACATCCTCAAGGTGCGGGTATCCACCCCGCATGAACTGGAGGAGCTCCTCGCGAGGCTGCGCACGCTCGCCGGCGTGTCGACACGGACGACGGTGGTGCTGTCGACGCCGTACGAGGCGCGACCGCCCCGCATCTGACAGGGTTTGCGGCTTTTCGCGGCCCCCGCGCGCGGGGCGGGCGCCCACAGGCGCGAGACTGTTCCCCATGAGTGAGAGCACCGCCTCGTCGGACACCGTGCTGTTGCGCGGTGGAGAAGTCCACAGCCCCGCCGACCCCTTCGCCACCGCGATGGTCGTCGAACACGGGCACGTCGCGTGGGTCGGCTCCGAAGGCGCGGCCGACGCCTTCGCGAACGGGGTCGACGAGGTCGTGGACCTCGAAGGCGCCCTGGTCACCCCGGCGTTCACCGACGCGCATGTGCACACCACCGCCACCGGGCTCGCGCTCACCGGCCTCGACCTGTCCGACGCCCCGTCCCTGGAGGCGGCGCTCGCTCTCGTACGGGACTTCGCGGCCGCCCGCCCCGCCGACCGGGTCCTGCTCGGCCACGGCTGGGACGCGGCCCGCTGGCCCGGCGGACGTCCTCCGGCGCGCGCCGAACTCGACGCCGCGACCGGCGGTCGCCCGCTCTACCTCTCCCGTATCGACGTGCATTCCGCCGTGGTCACCACCGCGCTCCTGGACCTGGTCCCGGGCGTCACGGCACGCGCCGGGTACTCGCCCGACGGCCCGCTGATCCGCGACGCCCACCACGCCGTCCGCGCCGCGGCCCTCGGCGCCATCACGGACGGGCAGCGCATCGAGGCCCAGCGCGCCGCGCTCGCCCACGCCGCCTCGCTCGGCATCGGCTCCGTACACGAGTGCGCGGGCCCGGAGATCTCCTCCGAGGACGACTTCACCGGGCTGCTGCGGCTCGCCGCCGAGGAGCCCGGCCCCCGGGTCGTCGGCTACTGGGCCGAGTGGGCCGAAGAGGGCGTGGCGAAGGCGCGGGCACTGGGCGCGACCGGCGCCGCGGGCGACCTCTTCATCGACGGCTCGCTCGGCTCGCACACCGCCTGCCTGCACCAGCCGTACGCCGACGCCGAGCACACCGGCACGGCCTACCTCGACACCGCCGCGGTCGCCGCGCATGTGGTGGCCTGCACCGAGGCGGGCCTCCAGGCGGGCTTCCACGCCATCGGGGACGCCGCGGTGACCTCCGTGGTCGAAGGGGTGCGCGCGGCGGCGGAGAAGGTCGGCCTGGCCCGCGTGCGCGCCGCCAGGCACCGCGTCGAGCACGCCGAGATGCTCACCCCGGAAACGATCGCCGGCTTCGCCGAACTCGGCCTCACCGCCTCCGTGCAGCCCACCTTCGACGCGCTGTGGGGCGGCGAGGACGGCATGTACGCCCAGCGCCTGGGCGCCGAACGGGCCCGGAGCCTCAACCCCTTCGCGGCCCTGCTGCGCACCGGCGTGCCGCTCGCCTTCGGCTCCGACAGCCCGGTCACGCCCCTCGACCCGTGGGGCACCGTCCGCGCCGCGGCCTTCCATCGCACGCCGGAGCACCGGGTGTCCGTACGCGCCGCGTTCACGGCGCATACGCGGGGCGGCTGGCGGGCGATCGGACGGGACGACGCGGGAGTCCTGGTGCCGGGCGCGCCCGCCGACTACGCCGTGTGGCGCACCGCCGAGCTCGTCGTGCAGGCCCCCGACGACCGGGTCGCGCGCTGGTCCACCGACCCCCGCTCCGGCACCCCCGGACTGCCTGATCTGACCCCCGGGAACGACCTGCCCGTCTGCCTGCGCACCGTGGTGGCCGGACGGACGGTATTCGTGCGGCCTAACGAGTGATGTCCCGGGGTGGCGCGCCCTTGATCATCGCCCGCCACTCCGTCTCGCGACCTGCGCATCCTCCGCGCTGACCAGGCGATTGAGGGAAAAACAGCAGGTCAAACGGCTGTTGACAGCTGGCCGCAGGTGGCCGGTAGGTTCGGCCGGGTCCACCACCGGACGTCCGACCGGGGAACTTCCGCGCGGCCTCGAAGCGCCGCTGGGTCAGGGGTGGTGTGCCGCACCGGCGCACCACCACTGGGAGCCAGGCCCAGCGCCCGTGCAACGAGGCGAGGGAACGTTCCGACAAGTCGGCAGGTGTGACCCGGGTGGGGCCCGGACGTTCAGTAGACAACGGCTTTCGGTCGACCCGCAGCCAGCGGGTCCCTGGTCGGCCCGAAGGGCGCCGGGCCCCGATCCGCAGCACACGAGTTTCCGCCCCAGGACGTCGACTCTTACCCGCCTCTTGTCGAATCGACACCCCCGTACTAACGCGGCGAGGCAACAGCGCAGGTTGAGCGCACTATGGTGGACCCCTGCGTACGGACACGAAGGGGCAGCAGTGAACGACGGCGACGGGACCCTCGCGGTAGGAGCCCAGGGGAGGCAGTTCGGCCCGCTCGGCGAGGCCTTGGTGATCATTCCGACCTACAACGAGGCGGAGAACATCAAGAAGATCGTCGGCCGGGTACGTGCCGCCGTGCCCGAGGCGCATGTCCTGGTGGCCGACGACAACAGCCCCGACGGCACGGGCAAGCTCGCCGACGAGCTGGCCGTCGAGGACGACCACGTCCAGGTGCTGCACCGCAAGGGCAAGGAAGGCCTCGGTGCCGCCTACCTCGCGGGCTTCCGCTGGGGCATGGAGCACGGCTACGGCGTACTCGTCGAAATGGACGCCGACGGCTCGCACCAGCCCGAGGAGCTGCCCCGTCTGCTGACCGCCCTCAAGGGCGCCGACCTCGTGCTCGGCTCGCGCTGGGTGCCGGGCGGGCGGGTCGTGAACTGGCCCAAGTCCCGCGAGTTCATCTCCCGAGGCGGCAGCCTGTACTCCCGTGTCCTGCTCGACGTGCCGATCCGCGACGTCACGGGCGGCTACCGCGCCTTCCGCCGCGAGACCCTCGAAGGCCTCGGCCTCGGCGAGGTCGCCTCGCAGGGGTACTGCTTCCAGGTCGACCTGGCCCGCCGCGCCGTCAAGGCGGGCTTCCACGTCGTCGAGGTGCCCATCACCTTCGTCGAACGGGAACTCGGCGACTCCAAGATGAGCCGCGACATCCTCGTGGAGGCCCTGTGGCGGGTCACCACGTGGGGCGTGGGCGAGCGGGTCGCGCGGATCAAGGGCCGCAAGTCCTCCTGAGCGGCGCCGGCCGGGCGCTCGGTACGCCGTCGCGGTGATACGCAAAGCCGCGGTGCCGACGCACAGCCCCGGTCACCGATCCACAGCCGCGGTTGATCATCCGCTTATCCCGTACTGAGCCGGGCCCAGGCACACTGGGAACATGACGACTGGCGCTCCGACTCCCACGTACCCCGCCCGCCCGCGGCGCTCGCGGCTGCGCACCTTCCTGCCGCTCGGCATCGCCGCGTGGCTGGTGCTGGAGATCTGGCTGCTGACGGTGGTCGCGGGCGCGTCGAGCGGCTTCACCGTCTTCCTGCTGCTGCTCGCCGGTTTCGTCCTCGGCGCCGTGGTCATCAAGCGGGCCGGACGCCGGGCCTTCAAGAACCTCAGCGAGACCCTTCAACAGCAGCAGAGCGGCGCCGCCCCGACGACCGGCGGCGGCAACGGCAATGGCAACGGGCTGATGATGCTCGGCGGCCTCCTCCTGATGATCCCCGGCCTGATCTCCGACGCCGTCGGCCTGCTCCTGCTCATCCCGCCCGTCCAGAAGGCCCTCAGCCGCTACGCGGAGCGCACCCTCGACCGCAAGATGCGCGCGGCCGCCCCCGGCACCCTCGGCGACGCCTTCCAGCAGGCCCGCATCCACCGCCCCGACGGGAAGGTGGTCCAGGGCGAGGTCATCAGGGACGAGGACGTGCGGGGCCCGGGCTCGGGACAGGACCCGCGCCCGCCGCTCAGTCGTTGACGGCTGGGGCTGGGGCTGGGGCTGGGGCTGGGGCTGGGGCTGAGAGCCGATGGCCGAGCGCTGATGGCCGAGCTTTGAGGCGCGGCCCGGCACCATCCAGCCCGTCCGGCGTTTGAGGACGAGCCGTCAAGGCGAAGGGGGGTCTGGGGGCGCAGCCCCCAGGGCCGGCCCGGCCGCCCGCACTGGGCCGCACTGACCCCCGGCGCCCCATCAGAACGCACGAAACCGCAGGCCCCGTACAGAAACGTACGGTGCCCACGGTCTCGGCGTGCGTGCTATGCCGCTCAACCCCCGGAGGGACTACGCGGACTTGCGGCTGTCCCGCGGATGTACCGCGATGTTCATCGCGCCGGAGCGCAGAACGGCCAGGCGCTCCTCAAGGACCTCTTCGAGCTCCTCGCGAGTGCGCCGCTCCATCAGCATGTCCCAGTGCGTACGCGCGGGCTTCGCCTTCTTTTCCTCAGGGCCGTCGCCGTCCACGAGAAGTGCCTGGGCCCCGCAGACCTTGCACTCCCACTCCGGCGGAATTTCGGCCTCCACCGAGAAGGGCATCTCAAAGCGATGTCCCTTCTCGCATGCGTACTCCACGGCCTGGCGCGGAGCCAGGTCGATCCCGCGGTCCGTCTCATAGCTGGTCACTACGAGGCGTGTGCCGCGAAGAGCTCGCTCACTCATGAATCGTGCCTCCCGGGCTTGTCGCCCACAGGACAGGTGTCGCTGTCGTCGTCATCCGGTCAACGTCCGGTCGGCGGTAAAGATTCCCGTTCCGGGTCATGCGTCGCCGTCGTAGCCGCCCCTTGTTGTACCCACCAGCGCCCGGTTTGTCACATCTGGCAGCAGATGTCACCCACCGTTTCGGCATCTTTGACGCGCAGTAACGGTACGCCTGGCAGGCCAAACGCGTACACTACCGGCCTTTGGCCCCGGGTGCTAAATCCTGTCCGGTACGGGATTGCCCGCGTCGCGCACCGCCTGCCGCACCGGGACCCGCGCGAGCAGCACGAATCCGATGACGAAGAAGGCCACGAGCGAGATGATCGCGTCCCGATAACTTCCCGTCAGCTGGTAGGTCAACCCGAACAGCAGCGGGCCCAGCCAGCTCATGCCGCGGTCGCTCATCTCGTACGCCGAGAAGTACTCGGCCTCCTTGCCGCTCGGCACGAGATGGGAGAACAGGGAGCGGGACAGCGCCTGGCTGCCGCCCAGGACGAGACCGATACCGGCGGCGAGGACGAAGAACCAGACGGGCGCGCCGGCCGGCAGGAAGTAC containing:
- a CDS encoding RNA polymerase-binding protein RbpA; translated protein: MSERALRGTRLVVTSYETDRGIDLAPRQAVEYACEKGHRFEMPFSVEAEIPPEWECKVCGAQALLVDGDGPEEKKAKPARTHWDMLMERRTREELEEVLEERLAVLRSGAMNIAVHPRDSRKSA
- the fxsA gene encoding FxsA family membrane protein, translating into MTTGAPTPTYPARPRRSRLRTFLPLGIAAWLVLEIWLLTVVAGASSGFTVFLLLLAGFVLGAVVIKRAGRRAFKNLSETLQQQQSGAAPTTGGGNGNGNGLMMLGGLLLMIPGLISDAVGLLLLIPPVQKALSRYAERTLDRKMRAAAPGTLGDAFQQARIHRPDGKVVQGEVIRDEDVRGPGSGQDPRPPLSR
- a CDS encoding polyprenol monophosphomannose synthase: MNDGDGTLAVGAQGRQFGPLGEALVIIPTYNEAENIKKIVGRVRAAVPEAHVLVADDNSPDGTGKLADELAVEDDHVQVLHRKGKEGLGAAYLAGFRWGMEHGYGVLVEMDADGSHQPEELPRLLTALKGADLVLGSRWVPGGRVVNWPKSREFISRGGSLYSRVLLDVPIRDVTGGYRAFRRETLEGLGLGEVASQGYCFQVDLARRAVKAGFHVVEVPITFVERELGDSKMSRDILVEALWRVTTWGVGERVARIKGRKSS
- a CDS encoding phosphotransferase family protein — encoded protein: MATAPRPRTTTRDPEELAHRLTAWLATRLPGARTVNMTVPESNGMSSETLLFDIEHPEPPVRSCALRLAADPAAYTVFPVYDMPRQYRTMRLVAERTDLPMPRVLWLEEDPGPLGAPFFVMERIEGRVPPDVMPYTYEGNWLHAASDEERERLEAASTGLLARLHDQVPVKEADFLALPGDGSPLRRHVRAQRAYYAWVIDGLSRSPLIESAFDRLDELWPRDEGEAVLNWGDARIGNVIYDGFEPAAVLDWEMAALAPREVDLGWTVYLHRFFQDLTVSFGQSGLPDFLRRDRVERRYAELAGHTPRDMEFYTLYAALRHAIVMLRVAYRQVHFGEVAVPPDPDTLILHHGSLRAMVQGSYWQGPGVAR
- a CDS encoding amidohydrolase; the protein is MSESTASSDTVLLRGGEVHSPADPFATAMVVEHGHVAWVGSEGAADAFANGVDEVVDLEGALVTPAFTDAHVHTTATGLALTGLDLSDAPSLEAALALVRDFAAARPADRVLLGHGWDAARWPGGRPPARAELDAATGGRPLYLSRIDVHSAVVTTALLDLVPGVTARAGYSPDGPLIRDAHHAVRAAALGAITDGQRIEAQRAALAHAASLGIGSVHECAGPEISSEDDFTGLLRLAAEEPGPRVVGYWAEWAEEGVAKARALGATGAAGDLFIDGSLGSHTACLHQPYADAEHTGTAYLDTAAVAAHVVACTEAGLQAGFHAIGDAAVTSVVEGVRAAAEKVGLARVRAARHRVEHAEMLTPETIAGFAELGLTASVQPTFDALWGGEDGMYAQRLGAERARSLNPFAALLRTGVPLAFGSDSPVTPLDPWGTVRAAAFHRTPEHRVSVRAAFTAHTRGGWRAIGRDDAGVLVPGAPADYAVWRTAELVVQAPDDRVARWSTDPRSGTPGLPDLTPGNDLPVCLRTVVAGRTVFVRPNE
- a CDS encoding Lrp/AsnC family transcriptional regulator gives rise to the protein MEELDRQIVQLLVADGRMSYTDLGKATGLSTSAVHQRVRRLEQRGVIRGYAAVVDPESVGLPLTAFISVKPFDPSAPDDIAERLAGVPEIEACHSVAGDENYILKVRVSTPHELEELLARLRTLAGVSTRTTVVLSTPYEARPPRI